The Henckelia pumila isolate YLH828 chromosome 2, ASM3356847v2, whole genome shotgun sequence genome includes a window with the following:
- the LOC140884292 gene encoding uncharacterized protein: MEGQKSQAKLTRTNSSLLRSSPTIRSSIQSLSSVSEISPDQEMEDLEEQKPHSKPCSPPVRPGVRSGTGSLAPVLAIIMLSAYTLFAFSYRDDIPASENLLLVLIFVAILLFIVSRKRALIRHNFTIFKHLCDEYGKRVGFSCFASKSQSKPVQWFIGEANFEETEMKPCEKEKLIREGVEFYSNGDFYEGEFHKGKCNGSGVYNYFVNGRYEGDWVDGRYDGYGIESWAKGSKYRGQYRLGLRHGFGVYKFYTGDTYAGEWCNGQSNGVGEQTCADGSCYIGEFKCGVKHGLGRYHFRNGDRYAGEYFNDKIHGFGVYHFANGHRYEGSWHEGRKQGYGMYTFRNSETKCGEWDGGNLKIPLSPLTDAVFRAVQAARKTAENAIHLRCVDEQVNKAVISANRAATAARVAAVKAVQNRIDGKFCETNF, translated from the exons ATGGAGGGTCAGAAGAGCCAGGCGAAGCTTACGAGGACGAATTCTTCGCTCCTCAGGTCGTCTCCCACCATCAGATCGTCGATTCAGAGCTTGTCTTCGGTCAGCGAGATCTCGCCTGACCAAGAAATGGAGGATCTCGAAGAGCAGAAGCCACACAGCAAGCCCTGCTCCCCGCCGGTTCGACCGGGTGTGAGGTCTGGAACGGGTAGCTTGGCGCCGGTTCTCGCTATCATCATGCTCTCTGCTTACACGCTCTTCGCCTTTTCGTACAGGGACGACATCCCCGCCTCGGAGAATTTGCTGCTGGTCCTTATTTTTGTTGCGATTTTACTGTTTATTGTGTCGAGGAAAAGAGCGTTGATTCGCCATAATTTTACCATTTTCAAGCACTTGTGTGATGAGTATGGTAAAAGAGTTGGCTTTTCTTGTTTTGCCTCCAAAAGCCAGTCAAAACCGGTGCAATGGTTCATTGGAGAGGCGAACTTTGAGGAAACGGAGATGAAGCCGTGCGAGAAGGAGAAACTTATTAGGGAAGGCGTGGAATTTTACAGCAACGGGGATTTCTATGAAGGGGAATTTCACAAGGGGAAGTGCAACGGCAGCGGAGTGTACAATTACTTTGTGAATGGGAGATATGAAGGGGACTGGGTTGATGGGAGATATGATGGATATGGGATTGAGAGCTGGGCGAAGGGGAGCAAATACAGAGGGCAGTACAGGCTTGGATTGAGGCATGGCTTTGGAGTTTATAAGTTTTACACTGGGGATACTTATGCTGGAGAGTGGTGTAATGGTCAGAGTAATGGAGTCGGAGAGCAGACTTGTGCAGATGGGAGCTGTTACATTGGGGAGTTCAAGTGTGGGGTGAAACATGGCCTCGGCCGTTACCATTTCAG AAATGGAGATAGATATGCCGGAGAATATTTTAACGACAAAATCCACGGTTTTGGGGTCTATCACTTTGCCAATGGTCATCGTTATGAAGGATCATGGCACGAAGGCCGCAAGCAAGGTTATGGCATGTATACCTTCCGAAATAGTGAGACCAAATGTGGAGAATGGGATGGTGGCAATCTAAAGATTCCCCTTTCCCCTTTAACTGATGCAGTTTTTCGAGCAGTTCAG GCTGCTAGAAAAACCGCAGAAAACGCGATTCACCTCCGATGTGTGGATGAGCAAGTGAACAAAGCGGTGATTTCTGCAAACAGAGCTGCCACTGCTGCAAGAGTTGCTGCTGTCAAAGCAGTTCAGAATAGGATTGATGGAAAATTTTGCGAAACTAACTTTTAG
- the LOC140878879 gene encoding uncharacterized protein codes for MFWRIGNEKSVNIFTEKWVPSMHEAVGAALSPWEHDLTVSGLIKDGDWDETLINNSFNTYVAGEILKIPLTAVESEDVQFWRFDTKKRYFVRDGCILQRGFFDPPASQSVFPYERWWAFLWRLSLPQRLDSTCHALFFCPAINHWWSKSNFVSQFKVAKRASTMELFLWMQTQLSKTEFEEFAILAWAVWKEKQNFLHGDRSKPLMAQIT; via the exons ATGTTTTGGAGGATTGGGAATGAGAAATCTGTTAATATCTTTACAGAGAAGTGGGTGCCAAGCATGCATGAGGCTGTTGGGGCCGCTTTGAGTCCATGGGAGCATGACTTAACAGTTAGTGGACTGATAAAAGATGGAGATTGGGATGAAACTTTGATAAACAATAGTTTTAACACCTATGTGGCAGGTGAAATATTGAAGATTCCACTCACTGCAGTAGAGTCTGAGGATGTACAGTTTTGGCGATTTGATACTAAGAAAAGATATTTTGTAAGGGATGGTTGTATATTACAACGAGGGTTTTTTGATCCACCTGCAAGCCAGTCGGTCTTCCCTTATGAGAGATGGTGGGCGTTTTTATGGAGACTCTCTTTACCCCAAAGGTTAG ATTCCACTTGTCATGCCCTATTCTTTTGCCCCGCTATAAATCATTGGTGGAGTAAGTCTAATTTTGTCTCTCAGTTCAAAGTTGCTAAGAGGGCCAGTACCATGGAGCTTTTTTTGTGGATGCAAACACAATTGTCCAAGACAGAGTTTGAGGAATTTGCGATTCTAGCATGGGCTGTTTGGAAAGAAAAGCAGAATTTTTTACATGGCGACAGATCGAAACCTCTAATGGCGCAGATTACTTGA
- the LOC140884867 gene encoding uncharacterized protein, with product MDGKGEVKQLEECSVSNALGTWVFSVAGALIAIPVGIKRKSLAPLVFFGTTGTMLDIIMGITACEREHAERRQMKLLEAQNAENAGAET from the exons ATGGATGGGAAAGGGGAGGTTAAACAGCTTGAGGAATGTTCGGTTTCAAA TGCATTGGGCACATGGGTTTTCTCTGTAGCCGGTGCTTTGATCGCTATCCCGGTGGGAATAAAACGGAAATCCTTGGCACCACTCGTATTTTTTGGCACAACCGGCACTATGCTTGACATAATCATGGGAATCACTGCCTGTGAAAGAGAACATGCTGAACGCCGCCAGATGAAGCTTTTGGAAGCACAAAATGCAGAAAATGCTGGAGCTGAAACGTGA